One window of Paenibacillus sp. FSL K6-3182 genomic DNA carries:
- a CDS encoding alpha-amylase family glycosyl hydrolase, producing MNRSRLRYAIVLLCSLIFIMLAACSSEEAANNNKPSSTASAEADEEGASGEASIAAYTVDEQPGGVYYEIFVRSFYDTNGDGIGDLNGVTAKLDYLQELGVSGIWLMPINASPSYHGYDTTDYYAINPDYGTLDDLKQLLDEAHKRDIKVIMDLVVNHSSKEHPWFKEALKDENSPYRSWYTFAKQGEKVRADGAVGGDPWHSYGSLKYLGVFWEGMPDLNFDEPKVREELIKIGQYWLEQGLDGFRLDAAKHIYGDFASTASTPEIQAKNKAWWQEFRAGMNKVKPDAYLIGEVWDSLTVIAPYFDQALNSAFHFDLAGRLLSAADTEKDADLAYSLGRAYGVYEKLSGGTFVDAPFLSNHDQNRFMTVLNGNINHAKMAAAMLLTLPGTPYLYYGEELGMKGAKPDEYIREPMPWYSAASGGEGQTTWEKSRFNGNAETVSVEAQTADKNSLLNHYRELIKWRNEEPALRNGGIAEFKLEPANQKLSVYVRVIASERVLVVHNLSGEDQMTDLQPSKTFGSFEEIIRSSNDGAKLDNGKLTIPAYTTVILK from the coding sequence ATGAACCGCAGCCGTTTGCGTTATGCGATAGTCCTGTTATGCTCGCTAATCTTTATTATGCTCGCTGCTTGCTCTTCAGAGGAGGCGGCGAACAATAATAAACCAAGTAGCACAGCTTCTGCAGAAGCGGATGAAGAAGGTGCAAGTGGAGAAGCTTCCATTGCTGCTTACACGGTAGATGAGCAGCCTGGCGGCGTATACTATGAAATATTTGTCCGTTCCTTCTATGATACGAACGGAGATGGAATCGGCGATTTGAATGGTGTAACCGCTAAGCTTGATTACTTACAGGAGCTCGGCGTAAGCGGTATTTGGCTTATGCCGATTAACGCATCGCCCAGCTACCATGGTTATGATACGACTGATTATTATGCCATTAATCCAGATTACGGTACGCTGGATGATTTGAAGCAGCTGCTGGATGAAGCGCATAAGCGCGATATTAAAGTTATTATGGATCTTGTCGTTAATCATTCGAGCAAGGAACATCCTTGGTTCAAAGAAGCATTAAAGGATGAGAACAGTCCTTACCGCAGCTGGTACACATTTGCTAAACAAGGTGAGAAGGTTAGAGCAGATGGGGCAGTTGGCGGTGATCCGTGGCATAGCTATGGCAGTCTCAAGTATTTAGGTGTGTTCTGGGAAGGCATGCCCGATCTGAACTTTGACGAGCCGAAGGTTCGCGAGGAATTGATTAAGATCGGACAATACTGGCTGGAGCAGGGGCTGGACGGCTTCCGCCTTGATGCGGCAAAGCATATTTACGGCGACTTCGCGTCTACGGCCAGCACGCCTGAGATTCAAGCGAAAAATAAAGCTTGGTGGCAAGAGTTCCGAGCTGGCATGAACAAAGTGAAGCCAGATGCTTATCTGATCGGAGAGGTTTGGGATTCACTAACGGTTATTGCGCCTTACTTTGACCAAGCGCTGAACTCCGCATTCCACTTTGATCTAGCTGGTCGGCTGCTGAGTGCGGCTGATACGGAGAAGGATGCAGACTTAGCTTATTCTCTAGGACGTGCATACGGTGTTTATGAGAAATTATCTGGTGGTACATTTGTTGATGCACCGTTCCTGAGCAATCATGATCAGAATCGTTTCATGACGGTTTTAAACGGCAATATCAATCACGCCAAGATGGCTGCTGCAATGCTGCTTACTTTGCCAGGCACCCCGTACCTTTATTATGGTGAGGAGCTGGGCATGAAGGGGGCTAAGCCGGATGAATACATTCGTGAGCCAATGCCTTGGTATAGCGCAGCAAGTGGAGGAGAAGGGCAAACCACTTGGGAGAAATCGCGATTCAATGGGAATGCCGAGACGGTATCTGTTGAGGCGCAGACAGCAGATAAAAATTCGCTGTTAAACCATTATCGCGAGCTCATCAAGTGGCGGAACGAGGAGCCCGCTTTGCGCAATGGCGGAATAGCCGAGTTTAAGCTGGAGCCTGCCAATCAGAAGCTAAGTGTATATGTTCGCGTCATTGCTAGCGAGAGGGTGCTCGTTGTGCACAATCTATCGGGCGAGGATCAGATGACGGATCTTCAGCCATCCAAAACGTTTGGATCATTCGAGGAGATCATTCGCTCAAGCAATGATGGGGCTAAGTTGGATAATGGGAAACTGACTATTCCGGCTTACACCACAGTCATATTAAAATAA
- a CDS encoding glycoside hydrolase family 125 protein: MKKSDALISSLEKWPEIVKFYKNCFYNTLETTTEWLEDGTTFVFTGDIPAMWLRDSSAQVRHYIPLAVSDSHYQKMIEGLIKRQMQYIQIDPYANAFNKGPDNRGHTEDVTEGNSWVWERKYEIDSLCYPIQLAYLYWKATNSTAMFDDAFKEAVNKIIGLWTVEQKHAEQSSYSFQRFNCPESDTLSHDGKGSPVAFTGMTWSGFRPSDDSCKYHYLIPANMFAVVVLRYVEEIAQDIYKDETLALAAKKLGGEIDAGIKAFGIYKHETFGEIYAYETDGLGNYNLMDDANVPSLLSIPYLGYTSKEDMIYQNTRRFILSEENPYYYAGKAARGIGSPHTPTNYIWHISLVMQALTSDNDAEIQELLRTIISSDGGTGFMHEGFHVDNPNEFTRPWFAWANSLLGELIYKLVEDKKQHLF; encoded by the coding sequence ATGAAAAAGAGTGACGCATTGATTTCATCTCTGGAAAAGTGGCCTGAAATCGTTAAGTTTTATAAAAACTGCTTCTATAACACGCTGGAGACGACGACGGAATGGCTTGAGGATGGAACCACTTTTGTATTTACGGGTGATATACCAGCCATGTGGCTGCGTGATTCATCTGCTCAGGTTCGGCATTATATTCCTCTGGCTGTGTCAGATAGCCACTATCAGAAAATGATAGAGGGACTTATCAAAAGGCAAATGCAATATATCCAGATTGATCCCTATGCAAACGCATTCAATAAAGGCCCGGACAACAGGGGACATACGGAAGATGTAACCGAGGGCAATTCATGGGTATGGGAAAGAAAATATGAAATTGATTCCCTATGTTACCCGATACAGCTCGCTTATTTGTACTGGAAGGCAACAAATAGCACCGCAATGTTTGACGATGCTTTTAAAGAAGCGGTTAACAAAATTATTGGGCTTTGGACAGTCGAGCAGAAGCATGCAGAACAATCGAGCTACAGCTTCCAAAGATTTAATTGTCCAGAATCGGATACGTTAAGCCACGATGGAAAAGGGAGTCCCGTTGCCTTTACAGGGATGACATGGTCGGGGTTTAGGCCAAGTGACGATTCGTGCAAATATCATTATTTGATTCCTGCGAATATGTTCGCTGTTGTTGTGCTGAGATATGTGGAAGAAATCGCCCAAGACATATACAAAGATGAAACACTGGCGCTCGCAGCCAAGAAATTAGGTGGCGAAATCGATGCCGGCATCAAAGCATTTGGGATATACAAGCACGAAACGTTTGGCGAAATATACGCTTACGAAACAGATGGCTTAGGAAATTACAACTTGATGGACGATGCGAATGTGCCAAGTCTGCTGTCGATTCCTTATCTCGGATATACAAGCAAAGAGGATATGATCTATCAGAATACGAGAAGGTTTATTCTAAGTGAAGAGAATCCCTATTATTACGCAGGAAAAGCAGCTAGAGGAATCGGAAGCCCACATACTCCCACGAATTACATATGGCATATCAGCCTAGTCATGCAAGCGCTAACTTCAGACAACGATGCAGAAATACAAGAACTTCTAAGAACGATAATCAGCTCAGATGGCGGTACTGGCTTTATGCATGAGGGTTTTCACGTAGACAATCCGAATGAATTCACGAGACCGTGGTTTGCATGGGCTAACAGCTTACTCGGTGAACTTATTTATAAGCTCGTAGAAGACAAGAAACAGCATCTCTTTTAA
- a CDS encoding extracellular solute-binding protein, with the protein MNNKITKLSVAAIALCLLVIVWPHAAFASKDDNLIKLQSYRTYLEQHADKKAGNADIVIKADAYTNAEGDLKNLDHFEGKEGKSVLTGETGKIEWEFNVPESGMYNVELLYYPIDGKGNSIERMISIDGEVPYNEAKYINLSRVWKDKSEIAQDKKGNDIRPKQTEAPRWRTVLLHDLLGYYNDPLLFYLEKGKHTIGFESVRESVVLNTVRIYKAEELPTYDEVKAGYEAKGYKEADAETIKVQAENSFEKSDNTLYPVSDRSSAITEPQDPSKLRLNSIGGDKWKMPGQWISYRFTVEEAGLYKIATRFKQNKLAGMYVNRKILLDGAAPFKEAKAVKFKYGNNWQVETLGDDDQAFSFYLEPGEHELTMEVTLGDLANVLNRVDDSLFQLNAVYRQILMITGAEPDLYRDYGFEKLIPDAIAAMKEHAAILREVSADMEALVGQKGENMVLLDKVAFQLEQMVKNPEANIAKTFTPFKENVGALGTWILTVGEQPLTVDYFSVMPLSKKLPKADASFFKKMMFEAKSFSMSFFVDYNALNTEGETKGEPLEVWLTSGRDQSQIIREMINDTFTPESGINVKLKLVTEGTLLPSVLAGTGPDVAMGNLAADPIQYALRHAVENIKDMPNYDAIASRFHPSALVPFELDGKVYALPETQSFPMMFYRKDILHDMGLKAPETWDEFYKLIPEIQKQNMQIGFPADITGLQIFLYQKNGELYNKERSRSTLEDDLTIDAFQKQTELFTTYKFPRDYDFSNRFRTGEMPIGIADYTTYNQLIAFAPEIKGLWEFAPLPGTVMEDGQLNRATPSTGTAIMMLKGVQKKDDAWRFMEWWTSAETQSRFGMEMEAILGKAAKQATANMEALVNMPWTKTEYDHLMTQWSFATGTPEVPGGYYVTRSIGFAAATAYNNGDPESLLDYVKEVNTEITRKRREFKLE; encoded by the coding sequence ATGAATAATAAAATAACGAAATTATCAGTTGCAGCAATCGCCTTATGTTTGTTGGTGATTGTATGGCCGCATGCGGCATTTGCAAGCAAGGATGACAACTTAATCAAGCTGCAAAGCTACCGCACCTATCTTGAACAGCACGCCGATAAAAAAGCTGGAAATGCGGATATTGTGATTAAGGCAGATGCGTATACGAATGCGGAGGGAGATTTGAAAAACCTCGATCATTTTGAAGGAAAGGAAGGCAAATCTGTTCTTACGGGTGAAACCGGAAAGATTGAATGGGAATTTAACGTTCCTGAGAGTGGAATGTACAATGTGGAACTGCTTTATTACCCGATAGATGGGAAAGGCAATTCTATTGAAAGAATGATATCAATTGACGGTGAAGTACCTTATAACGAAGCGAAATACATAAATTTATCACGGGTTTGGAAGGACAAAAGCGAGATTGCGCAAGACAAAAAAGGAAATGACATTAGGCCGAAACAGACGGAAGCGCCTAGATGGAGAACGGTGCTGTTGCATGATTTGCTTGGCTATTATAATGATCCATTACTATTTTATTTGGAAAAAGGTAAGCATACCATTGGATTCGAATCGGTGAGGGAATCAGTGGTTTTAAATACCGTTCGTATTTATAAAGCTGAGGAGCTTCCGACCTATGATGAAGTGAAAGCGGGTTATGAAGCAAAAGGCTATAAGGAAGCGGACGCCGAGACAATTAAGGTTCAAGCGGAAAACAGCTTTGAGAAATCTGATAATACGCTATATCCGGTGTCCGATCGCTCATCAGCTATAACCGAGCCGCAGGACCCATCAAAGCTTCGCTTGAACAGCATAGGCGGCGATAAATGGAAAATGCCGGGTCAATGGATCAGCTACCGATTCACGGTAGAGGAAGCGGGCCTGTACAAGATTGCAACGAGATTCAAGCAAAACAAATTAGCTGGGATGTATGTCAATCGCAAAATTTTGCTGGATGGAGCCGCCCCGTTTAAAGAAGCGAAAGCTGTGAAATTTAAATACGGGAACAACTGGCAAGTGGAAACGTTGGGGGACGATGATCAGGCGTTTTCTTTTTACCTAGAACCGGGCGAGCATGAACTGACGATGGAGGTCACGCTCGGAGATTTGGCTAATGTGCTGAACAGGGTTGATGACAGTTTATTTCAACTGAATGCCGTTTATCGGCAAATTCTGATGATAACCGGCGCTGAGCCGGATTTGTATCGTGATTACGGCTTTGAGAAATTAATACCGGATGCCATAGCCGCCATGAAGGAGCATGCCGCAATACTTAGAGAAGTATCGGCTGATATGGAGGCGCTGGTCGGTCAAAAAGGCGAAAACATGGTGCTGCTTGATAAAGTCGCCTTTCAGCTCGAGCAGATGGTTAAAAATCCGGAAGCCAATATTGCGAAGACCTTTACCCCTTTTAAAGAAAATGTAGGCGCGCTTGGTACGTGGATCTTGACGGTAGGCGAGCAGCCTTTAACGGTCGATTATTTTAGCGTGATGCCGTTGTCCAAGAAGCTGCCAAAAGCGGATGCATCCTTTTTCAAAAAAATGATGTTTGAAGCAAAGTCTTTTTCGATGTCTTTTTTTGTGGATTACAATGCCTTGAATACCGAAGGTGAAACCAAAGGAGAGCCGCTCGAAGTATGGCTGACGTCTGGACGCGATCAATCACAGATTATTAGGGAAATGATCAATGATACGTTCACGCCGGAATCGGGCATAAACGTAAAGCTCAAGCTGGTAACGGAAGGTACGCTTTTGCCATCAGTGCTTGCAGGTACGGGTCCGGATGTGGCGATGGGAAATCTAGCTGCCGACCCTATTCAATACGCGTTAAGACATGCGGTGGAGAACATCAAAGACATGCCGAACTATGATGCTATTGCCTCTAGATTCCATCCTAGTGCATTAGTGCCCTTCGAATTAGACGGAAAAGTATACGCTTTGCCGGAAACACAATCGTTTCCCATGATGTTTTATCGGAAAGATATTTTGCATGATATGGGGCTGAAGGCTCCAGAGACATGGGATGAGTTTTACAAGCTAATACCAGAAATTCAGAAACAAAATATGCAAATTGGTTTTCCGGCGGATATTACCGGCTTGCAAATCTTTTTGTATCAGAAAAATGGGGAGCTTTACAACAAGGAGCGCAGCCGCTCAACGCTGGAAGACGATCTGACGATCGACGCGTTCCAGAAGCAGACGGAGCTGTTCACGACCTATAAGTTTCCGAGGGATTATGATTTCAGCAACCGCTTCCGAACTGGGGAAATGCCGATAGGCATCGCGGATTATACGACATACAACCAATTAATCGCGTTTGCTCCTGAAATTAAAGGACTGTGGGAATTTGCTCCGCTTCCTGGAACGGTGATGGAGGATGGACAATTGAACCGGGCGACGCCGTCGACAGGGACAGCGATCATGATGCTTAAGGGCGTCCAGAAAAAGGATGACGCATGGCGCTTTATGGAGTGGTGGACGAGTGCAGAGACGCAGTCCAGATTCGGAATGGAAATGGAAGCGATTCTCGGCAAGGCAGCCAAACAAGCGACCGCCAATATGGAAGCCCTTGTTAATATGCCTTGGACAAAAACAGAGTATGACCATTTGATGACGCAGTGGTCGTTCGCAACAGGTACACCGGAGGTGCCGGGCGGTTACTATGTGACTCGAAGTATTGGATTCGCTGCCGCAACGGCGTATAACAACGGAGATCCTGAATCTCTTCTGGACTATGTGAAAGAAGTTAATACTGAAATAACGCGAAAAAGGCGGGAGTTCAAGTTGGAATGA
- a CDS encoding sugar ABC transporter permease, with product MSRDLVISGAVDPKRQGNPILRKLEQGWKSIKKNKVSYLFAAPYMILFFAFTALPVIISLILGFFSFNLLEAPIFVGMDNYIRLFLGDDIFIKAIGNTFLLAVMVGPIGYIMCLVFAWLINELPKSLRTILTLIFYAPSISGNIYLVWGIFFNKDAYGYANAILLRYNVISSPILWFENPKYMMTLVVIVALWTSVGTSFLSFIAGLQGIDRTLYEAAAMDGVKNRWQELWYVTLPSMKPQLMFGAVMSITGAFGTGAIVTALCGMPSNSYAAHTIVNHLEDYGAIRYEMGYASAIATILFIIMIGANKIVQMLLAKVGE from the coding sequence ATGAGTAGAGATTTGGTGATATCAGGAGCTGTTGACCCTAAGAGGCAGGGCAATCCGATCTTGCGAAAATTGGAGCAGGGCTGGAAGTCGATTAAAAAAAATAAAGTGTCCTACCTCTTTGCTGCACCCTACATGATTTTGTTTTTTGCTTTTACCGCTCTGCCCGTCATTATTTCATTGATTTTAGGCTTTTTCTCGTTTAACTTGCTCGAAGCGCCTATCTTCGTTGGCATGGACAACTATATAAGGCTGTTTCTAGGCGATGATATTTTCATTAAAGCAATCGGAAATACGTTCCTGCTTGCTGTGATGGTAGGGCCAATCGGTTACATCATGTGTCTAGTGTTCGCTTGGCTTATTAACGAGCTGCCGAAGTCGCTGAGAACGATTTTAACTTTAATTTTTTACGCGCCATCCATTTCGGGAAACATTTATTTGGTTTGGGGCATTTTCTTCAACAAGGACGCTTATGGTTATGCCAATGCTATTTTGCTTCGTTATAATGTCATTTCTTCGCCTATTCTATGGTTTGAGAATCCAAAATATATGATGACTCTCGTCGTCATCGTTGCCTTATGGACCAGCGTTGGAACAAGCTTCCTCTCTTTTATCGCGGGATTGCAGGGGATCGATCGCACGCTTTATGAAGCAGCGGCAATGGATGGAGTTAAAAATCGGTGGCAGGAGCTTTGGTATGTCACGCTGCCTTCGATGAAGCCGCAGCTCATGTTCGGAGCGGTAATGAGCATTACCGGCGCATTCGGCACCGGCGCGATTGTTACCGCATTGTGCGGCATGCCGAGCAACAGCTATGCAGCGCATACCATCGTTAACCACTTGGAGGATTACGGCGCCATTCGTTATGAAATGGGCTATGCCTCTGCTATAGCTACCATTCTATTTATCATCATGATCGGAGCGAATAAGATTGTGCAAATGCTTCTGGCAAAGGTAGGTGAATGA